The following are encoded in a window of Flavobacterium cupriresistens genomic DNA:
- the galK gene encoding galactokinase encodes MSDTLIQNTTAFFEKSFGNSPQKTVLSPGRINIIGEHIDYNDGYVLPAAIDKVICFTFAKNNSTTSKIIALDLNEEFEVDLTQEIQLSEVTWTNYILGVLKQLQDNGFSFEGFNCVFSSTIPVGSGLSSSAALECGMIFGVAALFDLTIKKVDIALMGQKAEHWVGINCGIMDQFSSVHGIENKVIKLDCNTLEFEYHDANFKDYSLMLMDSNVKHSLFTSEYNTRRMECEEGLSFIKSHFPEIKNFKDCSEQQLLSLQDKMNPLIFKRVHFVVKEINRVQKACEALDNGNIELLGALLFETHNGLSQEYEVSCAELDMLVATAKADDTIIGSRLMGGGFGGCTLNLIKKGSENEVKNKFSNLYLNTFGIELKFYDVKISNGTILI; translated from the coding sequence ATGAGTGACACTTTAATACAAAATACCACCGCTTTTTTTGAGAAGTCTTTTGGCAACTCTCCACAGAAAACAGTACTTTCCCCGGGAAGGATCAACATTATTGGGGAACATATTGACTACAACGATGGTTATGTTTTACCGGCTGCAATTGACAAAGTAATTTGTTTCACTTTTGCAAAAAACAACAGCACTACATCTAAAATAATTGCTCTCGATTTAAATGAAGAATTCGAAGTTGATTTAACACAGGAGATTCAATTAAGTGAAGTTACCTGGACCAATTACATCCTCGGAGTACTAAAACAACTACAGGATAATGGATTTTCTTTTGAAGGTTTCAACTGTGTTTTCAGCAGTACTATTCCCGTGGGTTCAGGATTGTCTTCTTCAGCGGCTCTAGAGTGTGGAATGATTTTCGGAGTTGCAGCACTTTTTGACCTTACCATCAAAAAAGTTGATATTGCACTAATGGGCCAGAAAGCAGAACATTGGGTAGGGATCAATTGCGGAATCATGGATCAGTTTTCGAGTGTTCATGGAATTGAAAATAAAGTAATCAAATTAGACTGTAACACTTTAGAATTTGAATATCATGACGCCAATTTCAAAGATTATTCTCTGATGCTGATGGACAGCAATGTAAAACATTCTCTCTTTACTTCTGAATATAATACCAGAAGAATGGAGTGTGAAGAAGGGTTGTCTTTTATTAAAAGTCATTTTCCCGAAATAAAAAATTTTAAAGATTGTAGTGAGCAACAACTTTTGAGCCTTCAGGATAAAATGAATCCCCTTATATTTAAAAGAGTTCATTTTGTTGTAAAAGAAATAAATCGGGTACAAAAAGCTTGCGAGGCATTAGACAATGGAAATATCGAACTTTTAGGAGCGCTACTTTTCGAAACTCATAACGGTTTATCTCAAGAGTATGAAGTTAGTTGTGCTGAGTTAGACATGCTTGTAGCTACAGCAAAAGCAGATGATACGATAATTGGTTCCCGATTAATGGGTGGCGGCTTTGGTGGTTGCACTCTAAATTTAATTAAAAAAGGTAGCGAAAATGAGGTCAAAAACAAGTTTTCGAATCTTTATTTAAATACATT
- a CDS encoding aldose epimerase family protein gives MKTKHIAAPQNLSGSKLFGLMPNNEEIYSFELANKNGMKVQIINYGATVTSLQIPLSNGKLTDVVLGFDTLESYLESYALPTPPYFGTTVGRYAGRINKASFTLNDKIFELPDNNNGTTLHGGNFGFGRKVWEVTNTTSGKDSAITFSLLSEDSDENFPGELQVYLTYTLTEENELKLEYKATTTDDTIINLTNHSYFNLNGADSSVLDQELYIESVQIVETNDHNIPTGQLITLEDHEFDFRTPKRCPFPIDTSFVVHSETDVIAKLISSKNNLQMSVYTDQPIVHVYIGGNCFNQLKGKDNVAYHSSSGICFETQNFPDAPNHKHFPNSVLRKGEEYRQRTVYRFENLN, from the coding sequence ATGAAAACAAAACATATAGCCGCTCCTCAGAATCTATCCGGTTCCAAATTATTTGGTTTAATGCCAAATAACGAAGAAATTTATTCTTTTGAGTTGGCCAACAAAAACGGAATGAAAGTTCAGATTATCAATTATGGAGCGACGGTTACCTCGTTACAAATTCCGCTTTCGAACGGGAAATTGACCGACGTTGTTTTGGGATTTGATACGCTGGAATCTTATTTAGAATCTTATGCTTTGCCGACCCCGCCCTATTTCGGAACCACAGTTGGTCGATATGCAGGAAGAATCAACAAGGCTTCTTTTACGCTAAACGATAAAATTTTTGAACTTCCGGACAACAATAATGGTACTACTTTACATGGCGGAAATTTTGGTTTTGGAAGAAAAGTGTGGGAGGTCACCAATACAACTTCGGGTAAGGATTCTGCGATAACGTTTAGTCTTTTAAGCGAAGATTCAGACGAGAATTTCCCAGGAGAGCTGCAGGTTTACCTGACTTATACCTTGACAGAAGAAAACGAATTAAAATTAGAATACAAAGCAACAACGACTGACGATACAATTATAAACTTGACAAACCACAGTTATTTTAACCTCAACGGTGCCGATTCTTCTGTTTTAGATCAGGAATTGTATATCGAATCGGTTCAAATAGTAGAAACAAACGATCACAATATCCCAACGGGACAATTAATTACACTTGAGGATCATGAATTTGACTTCAGAACACCAAAAAGATGTCCATTCCCGATTGATACCTCTTTTGTGGTGCATTCTGAAACGGACGTTATTGCAAAATTAATCAGTTCAAAAAACAATTTGCAAATGAGCGTTTACACCGATCAGCCGATTGTTCATGTTTATATTGGAGGAAATTGTTTTAACCAACTAAAAGGAAAAGATAACGTAGCTTATCATTCGTCAAGCGGAATTTGTTTTGAAACACAAAATTTTCCGGATGCGCCAAATCACAAACACTTTCCGAATTCGGTTTTAAGAAAAGGGGAAGAATACCGACAGCGAACGGTTTATCGATTTGAAAATTTAAATTAA
- a CDS encoding GntR family transcriptional regulator — MNVISVQNNLGLPKYKQIILSIEKAIEEEKLVKGDRLPSVNKVCLAFSLSRDTVLQGYDELKKRGIIYAIPGKGYYVKSVETTIKHKVFLLFDELNIFKEDIYNSFLKNIGKNVQVDIFFHHFNLQVFQKLINDSNGNYTKYIIMPTDLNDLVDAIKTLPVNEVIILDQTNPDLKVYPAIYQNHKKDIFEGLLKGKTRLSKYKKLILIFPGSKEPLGMKLGFEDFCTQYHFEYEIIREFTDREITIGDLYIIPNDRDLVKVIEDAGNQNLKLGSDFGIISYNETPLKKIVANGITTISTHFEAMGEILAEMVLKGSKAQIENKSSLIMRNSL, encoded by the coding sequence ATGAACGTAATTTCTGTCCAAAACAATCTTGGTCTTCCAAAATACAAGCAAATAATTCTTTCAATTGAGAAGGCAATTGAAGAGGAGAAATTAGTAAAAGGAGATAGACTGCCATCGGTAAATAAAGTTTGTCTGGCTTTTTCGTTGTCGCGGGATACCGTTTTACAAGGGTATGATGAACTCAAAAAAAGAGGGATTATTTATGCCATACCGGGCAAAGGATATTATGTGAAAAGTGTTGAAACAACCATAAAACATAAAGTTTTTTTACTTTTTGATGAATTGAATATTTTTAAGGAAGACATTTATAATTCGTTTCTGAAAAATATCGGGAAGAATGTTCAGGTAGATATTTTCTTTCATCATTTTAATCTGCAGGTATTTCAAAAACTCATAAACGACAGCAACGGGAATTACACCAAATACATTATTATGCCAACCGACTTAAACGATTTGGTTGATGCTATAAAAACCCTACCAGTAAACGAGGTAATTATACTGGATCAGACCAATCCGGACTTAAAAGTTTATCCTGCCATTTATCAAAATCATAAAAAGGATATTTTTGAAGGGTTGTTAAAAGGGAAAACACGATTAAGTAAATACAAGAAATTGATTTTGATTTTTCCGGGATCCAAAGAACCATTGGGAATGAAATTAGGCTTTGAAGATTTTTGTACGCAGTATCATTTTGAATACGAAATTATAAGAGAATTTACAGACAGAGAAATCACAATTGGCGATCTTTATATCATTCCGAATGATCGTGATCTTGTAAAGGTAATTGAGGATGCAGGAAATCAGAATCTAAAATTAGGAAGCGATTTTGGTATTATTTCGTATAATGAAACCCCTTTAAAGAAAATTGTAGCCAATGGAATTACCACAATTTCAACCCATTTTGAGGCTATGGGAGAAATTTTGGCCGAAATGGTTTTAAAGGGAAGTAAAGCACAGATAGAAAACAAGTCTTCTCTAATTATGCGAAATTCGCTGTAA
- a CDS encoding NUDIX hydrolase, translated as MLNNYSTADKVLLAVDCIIFGFDHEGLKILLIKRDIEPEKGKWSLIGGFLRRDESLDSAAVRILNTSTGLNDIYMEQLYAYSEIDRDPVDRTISVSYYALINIENHNAELIQNYHAKWFSINDIPKLIFDHDDMLQHAIGRLQYKTSIKPIGFELLPEKFTMRQLQELYEAILSKELDKRNFISKINSLEILNKLDEKDMQSSRKGSYLYTFNKEKYEEKLLNNFALNL; from the coding sequence ATGCTAAACAACTATAGCACTGCCGATAAGGTTTTATTAGCAGTAGATTGTATTATTTTTGGATTTGACCACGAGGGGTTGAAAATACTCTTAATAAAAAGGGATATTGAGCCGGAAAAAGGAAAATGGTCTTTGATTGGCGGTTTCTTAAGACGAGATGAATCGCTGGATAGTGCTGCTGTCAGAATCTTAAACACTTCTACAGGTCTAAACGACATTTATATGGAGCAATTGTATGCTTACAGCGAAATTGATCGTGATCCTGTTGATCGAACTATTTCCGTTTCTTATTATGCTTTGATCAATATCGAAAATCATAACGCGGAACTAATTCAGAACTATCATGCCAAATGGTTTAGTATCAATGATATTCCGAAACTAATTTTTGACCATGACGACATGTTACAGCATGCTATTGGCAGATTGCAATACAAAACCTCTATAAAACCAATTGGATTTGAATTGCTGCCTGAAAAATTCACCATGCGTCAATTACAGGAATTATACGAAGCTATTTTGAGTAAAGAATTAGACAAACGAAACTTTATCAGTAAGATTAATTCTTTAGAGATTCTAAACAAATTAGACGAAAAAGACATGCAGTCTTCCCGAAAAGGTTCTTATCTCTATACTTTCAACAAAGAAAAATACGAAGAAAAATTATTGAATAATTTTGCACTGAACTTGTAA